GGTACACCCATCTGTTGTCACGAAGCTAAATACCCCGCTTTTTAACGGAGTAATCTTCATTTATTTTTTTGCTTTCTTTGTTGCTTTGGGTTCGGCTCTTTTGGCGGCCTTCAACAGGTTCTTAAGCTGCTTTTCTGCATTGGCGGCAGCCTTCTTTTCGGCCTTGGTGGCGTTCTTGGGGAGCGCCTTGCGGATGCGCTGGACCTCTTCAAGCTGAAGTTCCAAATTGCCTCTTACATTGATTTCCGGAATGATCTTCGGCTTAATGCGAGATATGGATTCCGGCTTGACAAGGATATCTACCTTTGGCTTGATTTCTGGCTTGACGAGAATTGTCGGCTTGATCAAGGCTTCAGGCTTGACTACGATCTTTGTATTAATGCGTGAAATCGATTCCGGCTTAACGAGAGGCTTGACTGGATCTGGGCCGGGCGGAATCGGTTTAACCGTCGGTCTTGGAATAATAGGCGGTTTCGGATTGATAGGCGGCCTTGGAATAATGGGCGGTCTTTGGATAATGGGGGTAACAGGGACGACTGTTGTAATTGGCTTGATGGGAATTTTGGGCCTTACTTTTATGTCTGCTTTTACTGCCGGAATGACGGGTTTCAAAACTTCTGCGGGTTCAAAGTTACCCGGTATAAGTTTGCCAATTTCAACAAGAACGTTTTGCTGAAGAATTTCGTTATTGACCAATGATTCGGCGAGTGCTGCAGAAAGGCCTGCGCGCTTTGTTGCGGGAATGCCTTCCAACAGGTCGCCGATAGAAATATCTTTCTTCTTATCGTCTTTGGCGACGATATCGTCAAGATCGAGTGCTTTGAGCACGTCTTTCGGGCTAGCGACAATTTCTTTTTTCAGACTTGTCGTGATATCTTTAATGATATCCTTTGTTTGAACTTTCTTTTTAGTTGTAGCCATTTTTTTCTCCTTAGGGATTGTATATAATCAGGTATATATAACAGTGGAGAAAAAAGCAAATCATGAAATATTTTTTACAAACTTTGTTTTTAAGAATAAAAAAACGGAATTCGTTCTGAATTCCGTTAAGTTGTTTGTTTTGATTTGGCTTAGACTCTACCGAAACGGCGCGTCTTGCGGAACGGCTTATCACCAAAGCTGCGCTCGTCGCGGTCTTTGCGGAAAGGCTTGTCTTCGAACTTGCCGGGTTTGCGGTCGGCGAATTGGCGTTCGCGACGTGCCTTGCGGTTTTCGAAAGGCTTGTCCCCAAAGCGATCACCGCCTTCGCGATTTTTGCGGAATCCGCCACGGCGTTCATCGTCGTGGAAACCTCCTTTGCGGTCGCGATGGAAACTGCGGCGTTCTTCGCGGCTAGCGTGCGGTCTTGTTCCCGGTGCGGGGCCCTCGGGAGGTTCGTCGGTCATCACGCGGAAGCGGGCGTCGTTGCCGCGGATTGTCATTTCGGACAAGATGTCGAGAACGTCTTGCGGAAGCGTGTTCGGGAGTTCAACGGTACTGAATTTGTCAAAGAGCTTGATACGGCCGATGTTGCTGCTGTTGATGTTTGCTTCGCCAGCGATTGCTCCCACGATGTCGCGCGGGGTAACGTGGTCAATGCGGCCGACGCCAAGATAGTAGCGCAAGAAGCCTTCTTCGACGCCGTTCAAGCCTTCCTTGCGTTCCTTACGCATGCGCTTCTGTTCTTCGCTATTGAGGCCGAAATCTTCGCCGTTGCCGAGGAAGTCTCTGCCGCTGCGGACCTTTTCGCGACGATCCTTCGGAGCTTCGAGCGGCGGGAGGTTCGGGAAGAGCGGCTGCTTTTTCTGGTACATCTTGATGACTGCTGCTGCGATGTCTTCGGCGGTCATTTCGTTGACGGAGCCATCTTCAAGGGCAACGCCATCCTTCATGTTGCAGCCTTCTGCGGCGAGTGCGCGGACGAGTTCCTTGAACTGGTCGAGTTCACCGTAGCTTACAACGCTCTTGACTTTAGCCTTGAATGCTTCGACGCGCTTCTTGCTGATTTGTTCGGAGGTCGGCATTTCCATCACGTCAATCGGCTGGCGCGTAGCTTTTTCGATGGTCTTGAGCATGCGCTTTTCACGTGGCGTGATGAACAAGATGGCGTTACCGCTGCGGCCTGCACGGCCTGTACGGCCAATGCGGTGCACGTAGGATTCGGTGTCGTACGGAATGTCATAGTTCACAACGAGCGAAATTCGGTCCACGTCAATACCGCGGGCGGCGACGTCTGTTGCGACGACGATGTCGAGCTTGCCCATCTTGAGGCGGTTGATGGTGCGTTCGCGCATGGACTGGGCGAGGTCGCCGTTGAGCGGAGCCACGTTGAATCCGCGGCTTTCGAGCTTTTCGGCCACTTCGGTGGTGTTCTGCTTGGTGCGCACGAAAATGAGTACGCCGTCAAATTCTTCGCCTTCGAGCACGCGGGCGAGCGCTTCGATCTTGTGTTCGTTTTTCACGAGCAAGTAGCGCTGGCAAATATTTTCGACCGTGGTCGTCTTGCCTTCGATGCGGGCTTCTTCGTATTCGCCCAAGTGTTGGTCGATAATCTTCTTGACGCTGTCCGGCATGGTGGCGCTAAATAGGGCGCGCTGGGCGTCGGCGGGGATTTCCTTGAGGATGGTTTCCACGTCTTCCATAAAGCCCATGTCGAGCATTTCGTCAGCTTCGTCGAGGACGATTGCCTTGACCGCTCCGAGCGAAATAGAACCGCGCTTGATATGGTCTATCAAACGGCCCGGTGTGGCAACGACGATGCTTGCCTTGCGCTTGAGGGCGCGCAACTGGATAGCGATATCCTGACCGCCATAGACTGGGACAACCGTCACGTTTTGCATCTTGACGGCGTATTGCTGGATGGCATCTGAAACCTGGATCGCAAGTTCGCGTGTCGGCGTGAGCACGAGCATGGACGTTTCGCGTCCGTTGAAGTTGATGCGCGAAAGGAGCGGAAGCGAGAATGCTGCCGTCTTGCCGGTACCTGTCTGTGCTGTTCCGAGAAGGTTTGCGCCCTGCAAAAGTGCCGGGATGGCCTTAGCCTGAATGGGCGAGGGCGTTTCGTAGCCGGCGAGCTTGACCGCTTCAAGAACTTCCGGAGAGAGACCGAGATCGTCAAACGTCACCAATGATTCGTCGCCGACATCTTCTTCGTCTGCGGAGTCTTCATTTAAGTTTGCCGAGCTTGTCGAAGCTACAGAAACTTCATCAGCGGTTGTGTCATGCCTGGCTTCTGTCACCCCGGATTTATTCCGGGGGGGCATCTCCTTTTCAATATCACTTGTCACATCGTCATCGTCGATAAATTCGATTTTTTCGCCTTTCTTAATCTTGGAATTTGCGCCAGATTCCAGAACCTCGCCGTTGTCGTCAACGACAATGCCATCCGGATTTGCTGCAAAGAATGCGGCTTCGTCTGCCTGGTCTTCGTCTGCTCCGCCTGCGATGGCGTTCAAGAACGCATCCGCTTCGAGCTGCAATTTAGAGTTGTCGTTATTTTCCGGAACGTCGATTTCCGGGCCGCAAGAAATATCTTCTGCCATAAGTCACCTTCGGGATCCGTAAACTTCATCTGCAGCACATGCCGCGTCATCACTTTGCTCGAATCGAGCATTCAATAAGCCCCGAAGTGCACTCGCACTTATAAACCTGAAGTCTGTTGGGTCCCCTTAATTTTGCGCCAAATGTAGAAAATAAAGGTTTGAAATCAAAGGTTTTTAGAACCGCTGGTGATGAAGTAATAAAAAAGAATGTTGCCGCCGTGCCGGAATTTTTCATAGACAGTTTAAATGAATTATACTATATTATGCAAACCTCGGAGAGATGCCAGAGTGGTCGAATGGGCCGGTCTCGAAATCCGGAGTCTGTCACAGGACCGAGGGTTCGAATCCCTCTCTCTCCTTTGAAACGAAAAGCGAAGCCGAAAGGCTTCGCTTTTTGTTTCAAGTGAAAAACTAGTGGATGAGAACCCTCGCAGAGGGTTCGATTGACCGCGCGAGAGCGAAGCGAACACAGCGCGGTCAAGGATTACGGCCTCCGGCCGTAACCCGAAGGGCGGCGAACGAAACGAAGTGAGTTCGTCGTCCCATCCCTCTCTCTCTCCTAGAGAGAGGGCGCTCGAATTGTGAGAGCGTGAAAGGACTAGCGAAATGAAATGAGCTAGTTGTCCAATCCCTCTCTTCTTGAGAGAGATAATGCACTTTTCTAGAGTGTCAGATTGACCTTGTCCAGAGAGAGGGAGGCGAAGGAACAGAATGTGACTGAGCCGTCCCATCCCTCTCTCTCCTTGAGAGAGATAATGCACTTTTCTAGAGTGTCAGATTGACCTTGTCCAGAGAGAGGACGAGAAGGAACAGAATGTGACTGAGCCGTCCCATCCCTCTCTCTCCTAGAGAGAGGGAGCTCGAATTGTGAGAGGGTGAAAAACCTAGCGAAATGAAATGAGCTAGTTGTCCCATCCCTCTCTCTCCTTGAGAGAGGGAAAAGTGAAAAAAAATGAGCTCTCCAACCCCTTAAAAAACGTCAAATTTTCCATAAATTGGTAATTTTTAGCACTTCTGTGGTCAAAAAATGAATTTTTGTAATAAAAATGTATTCTTTTCTAAAAAATATGCTATATTTATTTACGTGAACGTATCAGAGGGGAGCTTTGATTTGTTTGCGCAATTTCAAGCGCCCTTCTAAGAATTTAACGAAATAAACTGAGACAATAGGAACCGTAAGGAACGGTTTTGGTGTATTAGGAGTTTATTCAGAAGTCTCTCATTCCAACTCGTAAAATACTGTCGCCCTCCTATCGAGGGCGACTTCCCGTTTATAGAGCTCGCGGCATTTCACGGTTACAAAAAAGGACAACCTTACGGTTGACTTTTTTATATCCTTTGTCGCGGTCATAAAAAAAGACCGACTTTTCAGTCGATCTTTTTTATACCCTGTGTCGCGGTTTGCTCGTGGGTATAAAAAAAGAACTTGTCTTTCGACAAGTCCTTTTTATACCCCCAAGCGGTTTCGAACCGCTGTTGCGGGAATGAAAATCCCGAGTCCTGGGCCACTAGACGATAGGGGCGTTTTGTGTGAGGACAAATATAGGATTTTATTGAATAATGTCAAGGGTGGGTTGATAATTTTTTTTGAGGGGGCGGGATCTTTTTTATACCGCTTTGGGCGGTTGAAAAAAAAGACCGACTTTTCAGTCGATCTTTTTTATACCCTTTGTCGCGGTTTGCTCGAGGGTATAAAAAAAGAACCTGTCTTTCGACAAGTCCTTTTTATACCCCCAAGCGGTTTCGAACCGCTGTTGCGGGAATGAAAATCCCGAGTCCTGGGCCACTAGACGATAGGGGCGTTTTGCGTGCGCCAAATATAGATGTTTATAGAAAATTGTCAAGGGTTTTTGTTTGATTTTTTTATTTTTCTCTCGTGATTCTGAAAAAAAGGCTAAAAAAGATACTTTGGCGAGGTGTTTTGCGCTTTTTGCCGGTGGCTTTGCTCGCGAGTGCCGCCGACGCGGCGTTGCTTTGGGGCATTCGGTCGTTTATGGATATTCTCCAGGGCAAGCCGATTTTCTCGCTTACGCAATGGCTAGTATTGATGGTTGTCCTTACGGCGCTTCGCTTTGCTTTTTTCGTTTGGAAGTTGAGCATTTCTGAAAAATGGCTTTTTGGCGCGGGCTCCCTTGTTTCTGCATGGTTCCTGCATACGCTCCGCTCGCTTTCTCCGCGAGTGTTCCATACGCCGGAGGGCGAATCAAAAGTTGAGTCCGCGTATGAATCGACTGTTGTTTTGCAATCGAACGGCGGCGTGTTTTTCCAGGGTGTTCAGGCTGTGCTCCAGCTTTTGGTCTTTTTACCGGTGCTGTTTTACATCTCATGGCCACTAACGCTGTTCTTGTTTGTTGTGGTGGTTCCGCTCGTGGGCTGGATGCAACGCCGTTTGCATAAAATGGGGCCTGCCGAAGAAAACCTTTTGACGGAACGTTCTGATTTTCGCGGCTCGCTTTACCTTGCTCGTAAGCTATTTCGCCGTTGGAGTTCCCGCTTTGAACGCAAGGAAGTCTCAAATGACTTGATTACGCAAGTGCGCAATCTTAGGGACGATGGTCTTGATGTCTCGCTCCGCAAGGGTGTGCTTTCGCTGATTACGGAAACGGTGTCGGTTCTGGCGATGGTCTTTGTGCTTGCATTCTGCGCTCTCCTGATTTCGAAAGGTTGGATGGACGGAACGGGTCTTGTGCTTTACTGCTCGGCAGTTCTCCTTTGTTACAAGCCTGTGAAAGAGTGTGCCCGCGTGATGCCGCAGGCAAGGTCTGCGATGAGTGCGCTTCGCGTTTTGGAAAAGTTCGAGACGTTGCCTTCGAAAAAATCGGATTCTAGTTCTGCAGAAAAAACGTGTTCTCCAGATTCGGACTGCTTGCAAATTATGCATGGAGATTTTGCTTATGAAGGTGCATTCGAAACGCTCTTTAGCAATTTTTCGCTTTGCTGGAATACTCAAAAGCCGGTACTTGTCCGTGGCCGAAATGGTGTCGGCAAATCGACGCTGTTGCGCTTGATTGCTGGGCTTGAAGAATGGGACTATGGAAAAATTTCAAGTTCGATTTCTCTGAAGAATAACGTATTTTTTGTTGCTCAAGATTTGGAATTGCCGCCAATTCACTTGTTTAAAAAACTTCTTGCGCAAACGAATTCTACTGCGGTTGTCGGATTTGCCCATGCCGCGCGAGTGGACAAAATAATTGCCAAGGAGGGAATGTCGGGCGGAGAACGTGCGCGTGTCGCCTTGGCTTGGGCTCTTGCCTCAGATAGTTCCATGATTTTGCTCGATGAACCGTTTGCGTCTGTGGCGCTTGCGGACCGTGAATTGCTTTTGACGGCGTTCCTCGATACGGCGGATTTGCTTCACAAGTGGGTGGTTCTCGTAAGTCATGATGTCCTGTCTCATGAATTAGAACAACGTTTCAATGTCGTGGAGATGGGCAATGCCTAAGGCGGATTGTAAATTTTCTGCTTTTTTGTATCGCTATCGCGGATACATCTTGGGTATTATTGCTGTAGCTCTTGTTTGTACGCCTCCGGGCGATGGAACCATAGGCCCCCTAATTGCAATCCCAATTTACGTTGTAAGTGCATTTTTACGAGTTCAGTCGCGGCGCTTTATTGGCGAACATACTCGTGGGCATGTCCATGCAGCCGATGAACTTGTGACTTGCGGTCCTTACGTTCACGTTCGTCATCCGCTTTACATATCAAATACGGGCTTTGCTCTTGGTGTCGCGTTTTTCCATTTAGGCGTGTCGCTTTGGGTGCTCGCGTTTATGGTTGTTGTAGTGGCTTTTGAAGTGGCGCTTTCGCGAATTGAAGACCGCTTCTTGGAACAGAAATTTGGCGATGTGTGGCGCGCGTGGGCTCGCAAAACTCCTGCTTTTGCCCCGCATCTGGGCTTGTGGGGTGGTTCTTCTTGTGATTCTGAACACGTTCCCGCGCAAAGAGCCTTTTGGCAGGCTTTTTTTGCCGATTCTTCGACATGGCTGTGGCTTTTCTTTTGTAATTTATTATTGATATTAAGGAAAGTGGCGGTTTTCTATGTTTAAGGTATTTGACATTGCGCGTGAGGCTCTCGGATCTGTAGCCAAAGCTGCAGCCAAGGTGCCTGTTATAGAAAATAAGTACCATGTGAACGAGCGTTTGCGTGGTCCGTGGCCTAAGGGACCTTTCCTTTGGATGCATGGCGCAAGTCTTGGTGAGTGCAAGATGCTTTTGAATTTGGCGAAGTGCCTTAAAGAAGACTTGCCGGATTGTCCGCGTCTTTTGCTCACAACGCAGAAAGTCGAAGTTGTTTCGTTTATTAAGGAGTCGGGGGTCGATGTGGTCGCTCACATTGCGCCTGTAGATGCTCCTGCAACGATGAAGTCGTTTATCTCGTCTGTGAAACCGCTAGGCCTGATTCTTGCCGAAAATGAACTTTGGCCGGGTTATCTTTCTTCGATGTTGCGTATTTCGACGAGGCCGCCTGTAGCCCTTGTTTCGGGACGTTTCCATCATGCGGTTCCTGGAATGGACTATGCCGCCATTGGCTTTGTGAGTATGCAGACAGGCTCGGACTTGTCTCGCTTTTTCAGTGTCTCGGCCCGTGCGAATAATTCGCGGATGATGATTGGCGGAGACTGGAAACTTTTGCCGTGGGTACGGTTGAACAAGGACGTTTCTGCTCCTGAAAATCCGACGGTTGATACGGTGTTTGTTTCGATGCACATCCAGGAAATGCCGAGTCTTGGTCGCATGATTTTGTCTTCGATCAAGCGTGGTGAATCTGTGGTGCTGATGCCGCGGCGCTTGTCTGAAGTGGCTGAATTCCGCAAGGCGCTCCAAAATCAGGAACTTGCTGTTGTCGATTGGCCGCAAGTGCAAAATGGCGCTGTGTCGATTGTGAGCGAGTTTGGTAAGACTAAAGAGGTGCTTGCTGTTTCTAAAACGGCGGTTGTTGGAGGATCGTTTGCACGCGGTCTTGGAGTCCACGATTTTTGGGAACCGCTCCAGAGCGGAGTTTCCACGTGTGTTGGCCCGTACGCCGAGGGGCAAAAAGAGGCGGTTGCAACGCTTGTTCGTGAGGGTGTCGTTGCTCAATTGCGGTCGGCGGATGAATATTCTAGGCGCAACAAGCCGGATATCCGCTTGGTTCGAACGTTCCTTGCTCATGAGAGTGCGAAGATTAGCGATTCTTATCAGCAGCTGCTCGTTTTCTTGAAGAATTTGTTAAAGTAACTGAAGTGTAATTTAATTAGGTGAATTATGAAAAAGATTGTTTTGGCGACGCCTCGTGGTTTTTGTGCCGGCGTGGATCGCGCTATTCATGTGGTTGAAAAGGCGATTGAAAAGTTCGGCACGCCGATATATGTCCGCCATGAAATTGTTCATAACAAGTTTGTTGTAGAAACGCTTAAAAGCAAGGGCGTTGTCTTTGTCGATGAACTCGACCAGGTACCGGAAGGTTCCGTGGTGATTTTCTCGGCGCATGGGGTTGCTGAACATATTTATGAAGAGGCTAAGGCCCGTAATTTGCAGGTGCTCGATGCGAGTTGCCCGCTGGTGCTCAAGGTGCATTTCAGTGCCAAGCGCCATTTCAATGCGGGGCGCCATATTATCTTGATTGGGCACGCTGGCCATGCCGAAGTGGAAGGTACGCTAGGACAGCTCCCGGAAGGCGCAATTACGCTTATTCGCAATGAAAAGGATGCTGAGACGGTCGAAGTGCCTACGGATAAGGAACTGGCCTATATCACGCAGACGACGCTTTCTGTGGCCGAAACCCGCAAGATTATCGAAGCCCTTAAGCGCCGTTTCCCGAATATCATCGGACCGGATGCGGGCGACCTCTGCTACGCGACGGGCAACCGTCAGGCGGCGGTGCTCGAACTGTGCTCCGTGGTGGACATGCTTTTGGTTGTCGGGGCCAAGAATTCTTCGAATTCGTCTCGTTTGATGGAACTTGGACTGGAACAGGGCCTCCCGAGCCACCTGATTGCTGATGTCAATGATCTTGACTTGGCATGGTTCGATGGCATAAATACGGTCGGAATTTCGAGCGGCGCGAGCGCACCGGAAGTGCTGGTTCAGGGTGTGGTCGACTGGCTGAAAGAAAAATTTGGGCCGGTTGAGGTTGAAAATCTTGTAAAATTAGTGGAAAATACGAAGTTTAACTTGCCAAAAGCATTGCAAGATTAACTTTAGCCTTGACAGTTCCAGAATTTTTAGCTAAAATTGCTGCCTGTAAAAACAACGGAGTTTAATATGAGCCGCATTTGTGAAGTTACCGGCAAGGCCGGTCTCGTGGGCAACATGGTTTCCCACTCTAACCGTAAGAAGTTGATGAAGCAGCTTCCGAACCTCCAGAAGAAGCGCTTCTACATTCCTGAAGAAGATCGCTGGGTCACGCTCCGCGTTAGCGCTGCTGGTCTCCGCACGATCAACAAGCTTGGTATCCAGGCTGTTGCTCAGGAACTCGGAATCTAATTTCTTAGATTAAAAGTTTAACGAAAGCCGCTATGCTTTGCATGGCGGTCTTTTGTGTATTTATTCCGCGTTGCCGCCTCGGACGGGGTCGCCTTATACGGCGTCGTCGTTTAAAAAAATGCCCCGGCGTTTAGACCGGGGCTGACGAATTCTCTTTGTCAAGCCCTACTTGATAGGGCTTCTCCTTCTAGTTTTCTAAAAAAGGAGATTCCCTCCCCATACGCGGATCATGCTCACATAAGTGCTAAAGCACTAAGTGAGCAAAGAGCTCGGTGGTGGGAATGACGAACGCATGTCGTTCGATGATGATGTTACTTCCTACTTCCTGATGAATTGCGGGATGCCTTTGTACTTGGCCATGGCCTGCATGATGCTGCCCATTTCCCATTCCTTCTCCTTGAGACGGCGACGGAGGAGGGCGACGAACACTTCCATGAGCATTTCGCAGTCGTACACGGAGCGGTGCATCTTTTCTTCGTCGATGGTCATCGAGATTTCACCGCGCTTCATGAACATGTTTGCCATGAAACCGAGCTTGTGGTTTGCGAGTTCCGGCATGATGGTCTTGGAAATGGCAAGGCTATCGACGACGGGATTGCCTGGCGTGAACTGCGGGTTCTGCTCGTAGGCGGTACGCAAAAAGCTGGCGTCGAAGTTTGCGTTGTGGGCGAGCAAGATGGAGCCCGGGCCGCAGAATGCGGTGAACTGCTTGAGAGCTTCGCCGACCGGCGGTGCGTTTTCGACCATCTTGTCGGTAATGTGGTTCACGTTCGTTGCTTCGGCGGGGATGAGCATGTTGGGCTTTACGAGCGTGTCGAATTCCGAGATGAGCTTCGGCACAACGCGTCCGTTTTTCACCTCGACAGTGAACTTTACGGCGCCGATTTCGATGATTTCGTCTTTACGGTTTACAAGACCAGTCGTTTCTAAGTCGAATGCGACAAATTTTGGAGGTAATGCAATCACGGCTGTGTTTCCTTATTTTGAATATTTTCGGGCAAAAGATACTTAATTTCGATGTCAATTGCTGTCAAAGGGAGAGGAATTATGAAATTATCCCACCCGTTTAGGCGAAAATGCTTGCCATACTTGATGCAAAAGAGCCAGAGTGGGCGTCCACTTGCCTTTGATAGCCACAGGGAACCCGGTTTTACCTGGAGGGCGGGGCCGTGCGGGCCATCGAGCGCCATGCCGACAAAGCGGTCGTTCTTGAGCGACTTGAGCAGGTGGCGGACGTTTGTTGCTCCGTGTGTGTCGGAACCGCGGGTGACTTCGTAATGGAGCTGCCTGGCTGCCTGGGCGAAAAATTCACCGTCGTTTGATTCCGAGACGAGAATGTGGACGTTCTTGTCCTTGAAGGCGGCGGTGCTTGCAAGCAGGTCCTTGTGCCAGAGTCCGAGGATCCCCGGTCGGAAGTCGTCGGGCACGCGCAGGCGGATGCGGAGGCTCCTCATCCAGAGGGCGCCGAGCGTGGCTAGCAATTTTGTCTTCATTTGGGTGAAATTCACGGCTAAAAATTAAAAAAATTCACTTTTTTTGATTGGACCCCTTGTAAGGACGTCATAAAATACTTATATTGCGTCTGCAATTATGGCGACGTACCCAAGTTGGTAAGGGGCGAGTCTGCAAAACTCTTATTCGGCGGTTCGAGTCCGCCCGTTGCCTCTCAAAAGACCTTTCGTGAAAACGGAAGGTCTTTTTGTTTTCTCGAGGATTGCGGGAGGCGGGAACTGCGCACTCCATAAAAATGCCCGCGCATTGAATATGCACGGGTCATGAAAAATAACTGGATCCTTCCTCCCTTTGGTCGTCAGGATGACGGGGATGCGGGCTGAAAACTTATTCTGCCGGAGGCGGTGGCGGAAGCGGATTCTTGCGGGGGCGGCCACGGGGGCGCTTGACCGGCATTTCTGCTGCGGCTTCCGGGTGCAAAGCCTTGTTCTTTGCCATGAGCGCTTCGCGGATCTTTTTCGCGCGTTCTTCGATGCGCTGGCGGGCGAGGTCGGCTGCGGACACAATGACGGTTTTCGGCTTGTCGCCAAGCTTTGCGCCGAACGAGCCCTTGAGGACGCGGCCTGAAGGCGGCTTGGGCGGTTCCGAGAGAACGCTCGTGAGCACGCGCTTCGGAGCTTCGACTGGGGCTGCTTTAGCGATGATTTTCTTGACTTCGGCGTCATCGGCCTTTGGAGCGGCGTTCGTGGCGATTTTCTTCAGGATGCTCTTGATTTCGGCATCGCTTTCGGCTTCACGCTGCTTTGCGTTTTCGGGTTTGTTGTACTTGGCCACGAGCGAATTGAACTTGGCGTTTTCGCTCTGTTCTTTGAGCTTCTGGCGTTCACGCTTGGACGGGCGCTTTGCGCCATTGTGCTTTTTGCCGATAAATTTTTTCTCTTTGCTTTCCGAGTTGCGGATGATTTCTTCGTCGGAAAGACCACGCAGTTCAGGCGGGACTTCAGTGATTTGAAGAGCCTCTTTTCTAGTGGAATCAGTCATGATTT
Above is a window of Fibrobacter sp. UWB16 DNA encoding:
- a CDS encoding DEAD/DEAH box helicase; this translates as MAEDISCGPEIDVPENNDNSKLQLEADAFLNAIAGGADEDQADEAAFFAANPDGIVVDDNGEVLESGANSKIKKGEKIEFIDDDDVTSDIEKEMPPRNKSGVTEARHDTTADEVSVASTSSANLNEDSADEEDVGDESLVTFDDLGLSPEVLEAVKLAGYETPSPIQAKAIPALLQGANLLGTAQTGTGKTAAFSLPLLSRINFNGRETSMLVLTPTRELAIQVSDAIQQYAVKMQNVTVVPVYGGQDIAIQLRALKRKASIVVATPGRLIDHIKRGSISLGAVKAIVLDEADEMLDMGFMEDVETILKEIPADAQRALFSATMPDSVKKIIDQHLGEYEEARIEGKTTTVENICQRYLLVKNEHKIEALARVLEGEEFDGVLIFVRTKQNTTEVAEKLESRGFNVAPLNGDLAQSMRERTINRLKMGKLDIVVATDVAARGIDVDRISLVVNYDIPYDTESYVHRIGRTGRAGRSGNAILFITPREKRMLKTIEKATRQPIDVMEMPTSEQISKKRVEAFKAKVKSVVSYGELDQFKELVRALAAEGCNMKDGVALEDGSVNEMTAEDIAAAVIKMYQKKQPLFPNLPPLEAPKDRREKVRSGRDFLGNGEDFGLNSEEQKRMRKERKEGLNGVEEGFLRYYLGVGRIDHVTPRDIVGAIAGEANINSSNIGRIKLFDKFSTVELPNTLPQDVLDILSEMTIRGNDARFRVMTDEPPEGPAPGTRPHASREERRSFHRDRKGGFHDDERRGGFRKNREGGDRFGDKPFENRKARRERQFADRKPGKFEDKPFRKDRDERSFGDKPFRKTRRFGRV
- a CDS encoding ABC transporter ATP-binding protein; the protein is MILKKRLKKILWRGVLRFLPVALLASAADAALLWGIRSFMDILQGKPIFSLTQWLVLMVVLTALRFAFFVWKLSISEKWLFGAGSLVSAWFLHTLRSLSPRVFHTPEGESKVESAYESTVVLQSNGGVFFQGVQAVLQLLVFLPVLFYISWPLTLFLFVVVVPLVGWMQRRLHKMGPAEENLLTERSDFRGSLYLARKLFRRWSSRFERKEVSNDLITQVRNLRDDGLDVSLRKGVLSLITETVSVLAMVFVLAFCALLISKGWMDGTGLVLYCSAVLLCYKPVKECARVMPQARSAMSALRVLEKFETLPSKKSDSSSAEKTCSPDSDCLQIMHGDFAYEGAFETLFSNFSLCWNTQKPVLVRGRNGVGKSTLLRLIAGLEEWDYGKISSSISLKNNVFFVAQDLELPPIHLFKKLLAQTNSTAVVGFAHAARVDKIIAKEGMSGGERARVALAWALASDSSMILLDEPFASVALADRELLLTAFLDTADLLHKWVVLVSHDVLSHELEQRFNVVEMGNA
- a CDS encoding isoprenylcysteine carboxylmethyltransferase family protein encodes the protein MPKADCKFSAFLYRYRGYILGIIAVALVCTPPGDGTIGPLIAIPIYVVSAFLRVQSRRFIGEHTRGHVHAADELVTCGPYVHVRHPLYISNTGFALGVAFFHLGVSLWVLAFMVVVVAFEVALSRIEDRFLEQKFGDVWRAWARKTPAFAPHLGLWGGSSCDSEHVPAQRAFWQAFFADSSTWLWLFFCNLLLILRKVAVFYV
- a CDS encoding 3-deoxy-D-manno-octulosonic acid transferase, with the protein product MFKVFDIAREALGSVAKAAAKVPVIENKYHVNERLRGPWPKGPFLWMHGASLGECKMLLNLAKCLKEDLPDCPRLLLTTQKVEVVSFIKESGVDVVAHIAPVDAPATMKSFISSVKPLGLILAENELWPGYLSSMLRISTRPPVALVSGRFHHAVPGMDYAAIGFVSMQTGSDLSRFFSVSARANNSRMMIGGDWKLLPWVRLNKDVSAPENPTVDTVFVSMHIQEMPSLGRMILSSIKRGESVVLMPRRLSEVAEFRKALQNQELAVVDWPQVQNGAVSIVSEFGKTKEVLAVSKTAVVGGSFARGLGVHDFWEPLQSGVSTCVGPYAEGQKEAVATLVREGVVAQLRSADEYSRRNKPDIRLVRTFLAHESAKISDSYQQLLVFLKNLLK
- the ispH gene encoding 4-hydroxy-3-methylbut-2-enyl diphosphate reductase, which encodes MKKIVLATPRGFCAGVDRAIHVVEKAIEKFGTPIYVRHEIVHNKFVVETLKSKGVVFVDELDQVPEGSVVIFSAHGVAEHIYEEAKARNLQVLDASCPLVLKVHFSAKRHFNAGRHIILIGHAGHAEVEGTLGQLPEGAITLIRNEKDAETVEVPTDKELAYITQTTLSVAETRKIIEALKRRFPNIIGPDAGDLCYATGNRQAAVLELCSVVDMLLVVGAKNSSNSSRLMELGLEQGLPSHLIADVNDLDLAWFDGINTVGISSGASAPEVLVQGVVDWLKEKFGPVEVENLVKLVENTKFNLPKALQD
- the rpmB gene encoding 50S ribosomal protein L28, whose amino-acid sequence is MSRICEVTGKAGLVGNMVSHSNRKKLMKQLPNLQKKRFYIPEEDRWVTLRVSAAGLRTINKLGIQAVAQELGI
- a CDS encoding PolC-type DNA polymerase III; its protein translation is MIALPPKFVAFDLETTGLVNRKDEIIEIGAVKFTVEVKNGRVVPKLISEFDTLVKPNMLIPAEATNVNHITDKMVENAPPVGEALKQFTAFCGPGSILLAHNANFDASFLRTAYEQNPQFTPGNPVVDSLAISKTIMPELANHKLGFMANMFMKRGEISMTIDEEKMHRSVYDCEMLMEVFVALLRRRLKEKEWEMGSIMQAMAKYKGIPQFIRK
- a CDS encoding lysophospholipid acyltransferase family protein; translated protein: MKTKLLATLGALWMRSLRIRLRVPDDFRPGILGLWHKDLLASTAAFKDKNVHILVSESNDGEFFAQAARQLHYEVTRGSDTHGATNVRHLLKSLKNDRFVGMALDGPHGPALQVKPGSLWLSKASGRPLWLFCIKYGKHFRLNGWDNFIIPLPLTAIDIEIKYLLPENIQNKETQP